TAGCTGGCGCCGGTTTTACCCGCTCTTCAGGTGGCACCGGTTGGTTGGTTACCGGCTCGGCAGGGGCTGAAGGTTTGGGCATCGCGACCAGATTAATCGAAACCGATGGATTTGGGTTTCCAGCAGGCATGGCAAATACTTGGGCTTCATCCGTCGTGATAAGTAATACAGCATGAACAGCCATAGAAAGCCCCCCTGCAATAACATATCTCTTCAGATTCACGACTTCCTTCCTCACTGATCGGTGCCATTTCCGTGCTGAATGGCAAATTCATACTGCTGAGAGAGTGCTGACACGAGCGCACTCTAACCGCCTAGCTCATTGAGTCACTATTATTATCCTATATTTAAATAATATCAATTATCAATTGCATTATCATTAGCATCATTTTATGATTTTGATTCTATGAGATGAAATGAAGCGCAACCCTTATCACATGGGTGTTAGCGAGAGAAATGGCATGTTGATTTTAGATAATTTTGATGAATCGATTGTGGGGGCAGACACGTCTGATCCGCTGCGTTTTGCTTTCAGAAATAAGCATTCTGCTCACGCAGGAGGCATTGCGAGCCCAGTTGCTGCAAATGAGCAAGCGCAGGTTTGGCAACAAATTACACAATCGATCAGTGTGCGCCAACATGCTCGTTGCCTTTACATTCATGTGCCTTTTTGTCGAGTGCGCTGTACTTTCTGTAACTTCTTTCAAAATGCGGCCAGTCGTCAGCTGGTTGATGCGTATTTTGCCGCTCTATTGGCCGAGATTAAGCAAAAAGCGGCGTTGCCATGGACGCAAGCCGGGCTTTTTCATGCGGTTTATATTGGCGGAGGGACTCCTACGGAGCTTTCTCCGCAGCAAATTCGCACGCTAGGTGAGACGATTCGTGGTTCATTTCCACTATCGACCGATTGTGAAATTACTCTAGAAGGCCGCATCCATCGCTTCAGTGATGAAATGTTTGAACAAGCCCTCGAAGGAGGCTTTAATCGCTTTTCGTTTGGAGTACAGAGTTTTAATACTCAGGTTCGCCGCCGAGCCAAACGCTTGGATGATCGTGAAGTCGTGATGGAACGTATTGCTTCTTTAGCCGCGACCCAACAAGCGCCCATCGTCATTGATCTGCTGTATGGGTTGCCATATCAAACGGCGACGGTGTTTGAACAAGACCTACAAGATTTCATGCAAACTGGCGCACAAGGGATTGATTTGTATCAGCTTGTCGTCGGTGGTGGTGCGCCGATGCTCAATCTGGTTGAAAAAGGTAAATTACCACCGCCAGCCACCACACCCGATAAAGCCACCTTGTACCAAATCGGGGTGGAATTTATGGACAAGCATCATCTGCGTCCATTGAGCGTAAACCATTGGACTCGCGACAACCGCGAGCGCAGCCTTTATAACAGTTTGGCCAAAACCTATGCCGAAGTGCTACCGATTGGTTGTGGCGCGGGCGGGAATATGGGCGGTTACTCACTGATGCAACATCGCCAGCTCGATACTTACCTTGACGCGATGAAAAATGGTCAATCGCTTGTCGCCATGATGGCTCGCCAACATGAATATGAACCCCTGTTTGCCGCCTTGAAAGCCGGATTCGACTCAGGCGTCATCGCCAAACAGCGTTTACCTAAATTTTATCACCACCAAACCTTTGACTGGTTAAAGCCACTCTTTTTACGTTGGCAACAAATCGGTTTGGTTGAGGTGGAGCAAGACTATCTCACTCTGACTACAGCCGGACGCTTCTGGTCGGTAAGCCTTGCGCAGGCTTGTATTCAGGTGCTTATTCATTCGTACAAATATCAACAGCAGCGTATCGCATAAGCATAACTAGACTGGAAAAAACAATGGAATCATTACAACAGCAAGTCGCTCAACTGCTTGAACAGCAACCCACTTTATTACCTGCCGCCATGGCCGAGCAACTCAATGTCACTGAGTTTGACATCGTGCATGCTCTTCCTGAAGAGATGGTCGCGGTGGTGGATGGCTCTCATGCGCAAACCATTTTAGAAAGTCTGCCAGAATGGGGCCCTGTCACCACGATCATGACCATTGCGGGTTCTATTTTTGAAGTCAAAGCACCTTTTCCAAAAGGGAAAGTTGCACGGGGTTACTACAATTTAATGGGTCGTGATGGGGAACTGCATGGCCATTTGAAACTCGAAAATATTAGCCACGTGGCTTTAGTCAGTAAGCCATTTATGGGACGCGAGAGCCACTACTTCGGCTTCTTTACCGCTCAAGGTGAAAACGCGTTCAAAATCTATCTGGGACGTGATGAGAAACGCGAATTGATCCCAGAGCAAGTCGCACGCTTTAAAGCAATGCAGCAGCAACACAAACAATAATAAACCATCGTTGAGGAGAAAGAGATGGATCAGCAAGTTAAGCAAGAGCGTTTGCAGGGTCGTTTAGAGCCAGAAATCAAAGAGTTCCGTCAAGAGCGTAAAACACTGCAACTGGCGACTGTGGATGCGCAAGGTCGCCCGAATGTTAGTTACGCGCCTTTTGTGCAAAACCAAGAAGGGTATTTTGTGCTGATTTCACAAATTGCTCGTCATGCGCGTAATCTTGAGGTGAATCCACAAGTTTCTATCATGATGATTGAAGATGAATCGGAAGCTAAGCAACTTTTCGCACGTAAGCGCCTCACGTTCGATGCCGTTGCCAGCATTGTTGCTCGTGATAGCGAATTATGGTGCCAAGTGGTTGCGCAGATGGGCGATCGTTTTGGTGAGATCATTGATGGGTTGAGTCAGCTACAAGATTTCATCCTTTTCCGTTTACAGCCGGAACAAGGCTTGTTTGTGAAAGGTTTCGGTCAAGCTTATCAAGTTTCAGGGGATGATCTGGTTGATTTCATCCATCTGCAAGAAGGCCATCGTAAAATCTCTAACGCATAAACTTCATAACGAGGGTGTTCGTTATCCTGCTCACCCTAAAACGTATTCGTGGCGTAAATCTAAAGATAAATCATGACTGAGCGGTTGAAAAATCAGCCGCTTAAGTGCGACTGCCAATCTGCAAAATGTTACTGCACTAAAATCGTTCCCTGCTTTCCGACAAGAAATAACGTGACTTGCAGCACGTAAATTTGTTACTCCCAATTTTCTTTTACTCTAGAACTGCTACCTAATTAGCGTTCAGGTTCGACTCGACAAATACCCGTAGAAAAAAAGCGTAATTCGCCTACAAGTTTGCCGTACATCTTCTAAGCTGAAAGTAACAACAAAAAAGTCATTATAAATGACCGAAAAGGTACTTTTTTTTCCCTAGAAGGAACTTCCATGAAAATTAACACAACTATGAAGCTTGTTTTTGCCGCCATAGGAATTGGCATTGCTGTGAGTATGGTGACAGTATTTCAACTTGATAGCCTTGAAAGACAAGCGGATCAACTTGCACAAATTCGATACAAATCTTATCAAGCAGCTGATGAGCTACGTCAAAGCTCAGATGATTTGACTCGTCTTGGGCGCACATACGTGGTCACTGGCGATGACAAATACGAAAAAATGTATATGGATATTCTCGATATTCGTAACGGGAAAAAGCCTCGCCCAGAAAACTATCACACCATTTATTGGGATTTGGTGCTGCAATATGGCCAGAAACCCAAGCCAGATGGTAATTCGATTGCTCTGCAACAAATGATGAAAGATCTTGGCTTCACCGATAAAGAGTTTGCGTTGCTTAAAGAAGCACAAAATAACTCAGATGCTCTGGTGAATATGGAAGTCAAAGCCATGAATGCGGTCAAAGGTTTGTTCCCTGATGCCAGTGGCAACTACACGGTGAAAGGTGAGCCCGATAGAAATATGGCGATCCAATTACTGCACAGTGATGAATACCACCGTGAAAAAGCCAAAATCATGGCACCGATTGACCGTTTTTTCCAAGAACTTGAGAATCGAACCTCGCAGCAATTTAACCAAGCGGCGGAACAGGTAAAAAATGCGGTATTCATTGGTAACATCTCGTTGGTGCTTGTCGCGATTATTGCGATTATAGGTTACGCCATCGTCAATCGTAAGATTGTTGCCCCCGTTGATCGTATGGCACTGATTCTACAAAAAGCGGACGATAACTCGGATCTAACCCTGCGTGTTGAAGATAAAAGTGATGATGAGCTAGGTGTGATTGGGCGTACGATCAATAAGGTGTTGATGAGTTACGGCACCACCATTGATAAGATCAACCAAGTGAATCACACCATCTCCTCGATATCAGATACCATTCGTAGTATCACGGATCAAAATATGAAGATGTCGAGCCAACAAGATCAAGAGTTGGAGATGGCGGCAACGGCAATGGAAGAGATGACTTCAGCGCTCTCCAGTGTTTCACAAAGTACCAATATGGCGGAAGAATACGCAGGCAGCGCCGAGAAAGAAGCGAACAACAGCAAACAAGTGTTTGAGAAAACCATTCGGGAGTTTGCGGACTTGGACGGCGAATTCCAGAAAACATCTGAAATTATTCAACAATTGGCGACTGAATCAAATAATGTGGGCAATGTGTTGGATGTGATTAAAGCAATAGCAGAGCAGACCAACTTGTTGGCGTTGAACGCAGCGATTGAAGCTGCCCGTGCGGGTGAACAAGGCCGAGGCTTTGCGGTGGTAGCCGATGAAGTGCGTTCTTTGGCACAGCGTACGCAAGAGTCGACTGGCGAGATTGAAACCATGATCTCTATGCTGCAAGAAAAAGCGGAAATGTCGACCAAAACTATTCGTGTCAGTGCCGATAAAATGCAATCGACGAGAGGGAATATGGGTGTCGCCAATGATTCTTTAGTTGCGATTCAAGGCTCCGCAAAAGAGATCCACAAACTCAATACCTCAATTGCAGCGGCAACCGAAGAGCAATTGGCGGTGAGTGATGAGATTTCAAGTAACCTCAGCACGATCAAAACATTATCAGGTGAAATGAACCTTGCTATCAAACAACTCGGGCCAGTGGTGGTGGATTTGCAACATAACGTCGACGATCTCAATAGCGCAATAGCACACATCCGCACCTAATCAATACCTCTATTTCACTCCCATAAAAGCTGCCAGCGGGCAGCTTTTCTTTTTGTGCATAATCACAAAAATGAGTAATGGTGATGTTGGAAATTGACAAGTGCGCTTATAAGTCTGCGCTGAGCGGGTAGGGAGTCAGTCATGATACTGGATAGTCAATTAGCGCAACAAATTGTCGATCGCACCATGGCGATCATCGGCTACAACATCAATGTGATGAATCAAGCTGGAGTGATCATTGGCAGTGGCGAGAAAAATCGGATTGGCCAAGTGCATGATGGTGCAATTTTGGCACTCAAACATGGCGATTCGGTAGAGCTAACGGCAGAAAGCTGCGTGGCACTGAAAGGTGTAAAACCAGGCATCAACATGGTGTTGAGAAATCAGCAGCAAGTGGTAGGGATTGTGGGGATTACCGGAGAGCCGAAAGATATTCGTGATTTTGCCAATCTGGTCAAAATGAGTGCCGAAATGATCATTGAGCAAGCAGCCTTGGTCGAACAACTGCAATGGGATCGGCGGCATCGTGAAGAGTTCATTTCCGCTTGGATACACAATACCTTATCGGCCGCTGAGCTTGATGCATGGGCGGCGAGACTTTCCATTGACCTCTCTAAGCCTCGCGTGGCAGTGGTCATCGCCTTTCGTCAACCGAAAAGTGGACAAAGCTTGGATCAGATCCGTCAAGTGGTTGAGCTTTTGGAGCACCCTGAACGGGACAATCTGGTCGCTGTGGTTTCTATGCAAGAGATAGTCGTGCTCAAACCTTGTCGAACACCAGAGCATTGGACCAGCGAATACGAAAGTTTGCGGATTGATAAGTTGATGGCGAGGCTCAAAGCCTATGACATCACAGGATATGACATTGCTTTAGGCCAGCTTTTTATCAACCCAAACGCGATCCATCTCTCTTACCAAAGTGCCAAGCAGGTACTGAGGATTGGCCAAGTACGCCAGCCAGAAAAACAGAAACATCTCTACGAGGAACTGCGTTTGCCGGTATTGCTTTTGCCATTGAATGAAGGATGGCAAGGTGAACAGTGGCGACGAGTCATGCAGGAGTTGCAGACACAGGATAAGTCAGGGCAACTCGTGAAAACGTTAAAGGGACTATTTGCGGCAAATGGCAACTTGAATCTTTGCGCCCAACAACTGTTTATCCACCGAAATACGCTGCGCTATCGATTAGAGAAAATTACCGAATTCACGGGGATTGATACCAACTCGTTACTGGGGTTGGCCGAACTGTATATTGCGTACCAGCTCACAAGTTATGATTGAAATTGTGCGTTTGCACAGTTTTTAACATTTTATTGATAATTGTATTTGTTGTTCTGCCTAAAGGAATCAAGCGGATCAATGAGGATAATAGCTCGACCCTACGAAGAGGCTGGGGAAACTGATTCACCTAGCCTCAGAACATAAAGACATGGAGTTATTATGAGTCTGATCTTAATCCTATTAGCGGTAATTGCCTTTATTGTGCTCGCTACCACCAAGTTTAAAATACACCCTTTCTTAGCGTTACTTCTGGCCGCATTCCTTGGCGCATTTGCTTATGGTTTGCCTGCCGACACGATTGCCAAAACCATTACCACAGGCTTTGGTGGTATCCTCGGGTATATCGGCTTAGTGATTGTACTGGGTACCATCATTGGCGTGATTCTAGAAAAAAGCGGTGCAGCCATTACCATGGCGGATACCGTCATCAAGCTATTGGGTGAGCGTTTTCCAACGTTGACCATGAGTATCATCGGTTACATTGTTTCGATTCCAGTATTCTGTGACTCAGGCTTTGTGATCCTCAATTCATTAAAAGAATCGTTGGCCAAACGTTTAGGCACCTCCAGTGTGGCCATGAGTGTGGCGCTTGCTACGGGTCTCTATGCTACGCATACCTTTGTTCCACCGACTCCGGGACCGATTGCGGCGGCGGGTAACTTGGGCTTGGAATCCCAACTAGGCTTGGTGATTGCGATTGGCCTGTTTGTCGCGGCAGTTGCTGCGGTTGCTGGTATGTTGTGGGCGAACCGCTTTCAAGCCGTTGAGGCTGATATCATTGATCCACAAGAAAGCCCAAAACAAGACTGGCAAGCACTTAAGGCTTCTTACGGCCAGTTACCCTCTGCCAGTCAAGCGTTTGCTCCCATCTTCGTGCCAATTTTGTTGATCTGTCTTGGTTCTATCGCGAAATTCCCGAGTTTCCCTTTTGGTCAAGGTATGCTGTTTGAGGTGTTGGGCTTTCTTGGTCAGCCACTGACGGCACTGCTGATCGGTTTGCTTCTTGCGGTGCGCTTATTGAAATCTGCCGACAAAGTGGCTGAATTTGGCGAGCGTATTAGCCAAGGCATTACCGCTGCCGCCCCCATTCTGCTGATTACCGGAGCCGGTGGTGCATTTGGTGCAGTTTTGAAAGCCACACCACTTGGTGACTATCTCGGTACCACGTTGTCGGCTTTGGGTGTCGGCATCTTTATGCCATTTATTGTGTCTGCAGCACTGAAATCGGCACAAGGTTCTTCGACCGTGGCCTTAGTCACTACTTCTGCGTTGGTTGCGCCACTTTTAGGCCAACTAGGGTTGGATAGTGAAATGGGACGAGCTTTAACCGTAATGGCGATTGGTGCAGGTGCAATGACGGTTTCTCATGCCAATGACAGCTTCTTCTGGGTTGTTTCACAGTTTAGCCGTATGAGTGTGAGCTTGGCGTACCGCGCACAAACCATGGCGACCTTAGTACAAGGGATCACTGCGATGGCTGTGGTATATGTTCTAAGCTTAGTATTGTTATAAAAATTAGGAGCGCGTGATATGAAAGTGGTTATCGCCCCAGATTCCTTTAAAGAAAGCCTAACCGCAAAGCAGGTGTGTGATGCGATTCAGGCTGGCCTTGCGCGGGTATGGAATGATGCAAAATTTGTCGCTATCCCGGTTGCGGACGGTGGCGAAGGGACTGTGCAGTCACTGGTCGATGCAACACAAGGACGGATAGTGGATGTCAACGTAATGGGACCACAAGGTAAGCGAGTGGACGCTTTT
This genomic window from Vibrio metoecus contains:
- the hutW gene encoding heme anaerobic degradation radical SAM methyltransferase ChuW/HutW produces the protein MLILDNFDESIVGADTSDPLRFAFRNKHSAHAGGIASPVAANEQAQVWQQITQSISVRQHARCLYIHVPFCRVRCTFCNFFQNAASRQLVDAYFAALLAEIKQKAALPWTQAGLFHAVYIGGGTPTELSPQQIRTLGETIRGSFPLSTDCEITLEGRIHRFSDEMFEQALEGGFNRFSFGVQSFNTQVRRRAKRLDDREVVMERIASLAATQQAPIVIDLLYGLPYQTATVFEQDLQDFMQTGAQGIDLYQLVVGGGAPMLNLVEKGKLPPPATTPDKATLYQIGVEFMDKHHLRPLSVNHWTRDNRERSLYNSLAKTYAEVLPIGCGAGGNMGGYSLMQHRQLDTYLDAMKNGQSLVAMMARQHEYEPLFAALKAGFDSGVIAKQRLPKFYHHQTFDWLKPLFLRWQQIGLVEVEQDYLTLTTAGRFWSVSLAQACIQVLIHSYKYQQQRIA
- the hutZ gene encoding heme utilization protein HutZ, giving the protein MDQQVKQERLQGRLEPEIKEFRQERKTLQLATVDAQGRPNVSYAPFVQNQEGYFVLISQIARHARNLEVNPQVSIMMIEDESEAKQLFARKRLTFDAVASIVARDSELWCQVVAQMGDRFGEIIDGLSQLQDFILFRLQPEQGLFVKGFGQAYQVSGDDLVDFIHLQEGHRKISNA
- a CDS encoding methyl-accepting chemotaxis protein, yielding MKINTTMKLVFAAIGIGIAVSMVTVFQLDSLERQADQLAQIRYKSYQAADELRQSSDDLTRLGRTYVVTGDDKYEKMYMDILDIRNGKKPRPENYHTIYWDLVLQYGQKPKPDGNSIALQQMMKDLGFTDKEFALLKEAQNNSDALVNMEVKAMNAVKGLFPDASGNYTVKGEPDRNMAIQLLHSDEYHREKAKIMAPIDRFFQELENRTSQQFNQAAEQVKNAVFIGNISLVLVAIIAIIGYAIVNRKIVAPVDRMALILQKADDNSDLTLRVEDKSDDELGVIGRTINKVLMSYGTTIDKINQVNHTISSISDTIRSITDQNMKMSSQQDQELEMAATAMEEMTSALSSVSQSTNMAEEYAGSAEKEANNSKQVFEKTIREFADLDGEFQKTSEIIQQLATESNNVGNVLDVIKAIAEQTNLLALNAAIEAARAGEQGRGFAVVADEVRSLAQRTQESTGEIETMISMLQEKAEMSTKTIRVSADKMQSTRGNMGVANDSLVAIQGSAKEIHKLNTSIAAATEEQLAVSDEISSNLSTIKTLSGEMNLAIKQLGPVVVDLQHNVDDLNSAIAHIRT
- a CDS encoding GntP family permease; translated protein: MSLILILLAVIAFIVLATTKFKIHPFLALLLAAFLGAFAYGLPADTIAKTITTGFGGILGYIGLVIVLGTIIGVILEKSGAAITMADTVIKLLGERFPTLTMSIIGYIVSIPVFCDSGFVILNSLKESLAKRLGTSSVAMSVALATGLYATHTFVPPTPGPIAAAGNLGLESQLGLVIAIGLFVAAVAAVAGMLWANRFQAVEADIIDPQESPKQDWQALKASYGQLPSASQAFAPIFVPILLICLGSIAKFPSFPFGQGMLFEVLGFLGQPLTALLIGLLLAVRLLKSADKVAEFGERISQGITAAAPILLITGAGGAFGAVLKATPLGDYLGTTLSALGVGIFMPFIVSAALKSAQGSSTVALVTTSALVAPLLGQLGLDSEMGRALTVMAIGAGAMTVSHANDSFFWVVSQFSRMSVSLAYRAQTMATLVQGITAMAVVYVLSLVLL
- the hutX gene encoding heme utilization cystosolic carrier protein HutX, encoding MESLQQQVAQLLEQQPTLLPAAMAEQLNVTEFDIVHALPEEMVAVVDGSHAQTILESLPEWGPVTTIMTIAGSIFEVKAPFPKGKVARGYYNLMGRDGELHGHLKLENISHVALVSKPFMGRESHYFGFFTAQGENAFKIYLGRDEKRELIPEQVARFKAMQQQHKQ
- a CDS encoding PucR family transcriptional regulator, coding for MILDSQLAQQIVDRTMAIIGYNINVMNQAGVIIGSGEKNRIGQVHDGAILALKHGDSVELTAESCVALKGVKPGINMVLRNQQQVVGIVGITGEPKDIRDFANLVKMSAEMIIEQAALVEQLQWDRRHREEFISAWIHNTLSAAELDAWAARLSIDLSKPRVAVVIAFRQPKSGQSLDQIRQVVELLEHPERDNLVAVVSMQEIVVLKPCRTPEHWTSEYESLRIDKLMARLKAYDITGYDIALGQLFINPNAIHLSYQSAKQVLRIGQVRQPEKQKHLYEELRLPVLLLPLNEGWQGEQWRRVMQELQTQDKSGQLVKTLKGLFAANGNLNLCAQQLFIHRNTLRYRLEKITEFTGIDTNSLLGLAELYIAYQLTSYD